In the genome of Kluyveromyces marxianus DMKU3-1042 DNA, complete genome, chromosome 1, one region contains:
- the TOS7 gene encoding Tos7p, translated as MAKTYTFGYATLLTVLQCIALAFLILACLSAPVFKNISLAKLGDIHYGVFGYCQQGEGCSSAKANYHPENLSSDDGDWKMKHDARKSLGNLLIVTPVAAGLTLLALVTSFLCQFKHFDANTIWFCCNFSFSVLAFIASALCCISTILLFYPHVTWTAYILIGSAVLTLVCLPLCFLARSETASNGLGDGSDDEDGEYASSSSMRDKLFKDELNQTDLTNMDDLSFPEYYKAPKIVTTTTLNSNTVTDSDVSDSYLNKFAPAGMGGGAGAGAVAAAAASSSSSLPYQRASNNNVNNISNSHAASSRFQSAVPKQPFSVIDSSTTSVATSSAAPRLAASGRLGPGQQPLATTDRIASDAPSSVYTEQEQDGSNNNMGMGVGVGPSNAGHRAAPFTSSNDRYRNGYPMTQRQQQPQPQPQPQQPQPQQPQQPGRQPEPVPLHHTDEDGVLQDLINGVLPEDEEEFLKRNTIDPSDRPPMDAFDEDGDGINDDDSEFTSVSQRGINPRYYQGRGGIPPQGMQYYPPPMGQQPQSANGMIHPPLPQQQQQQQQQQPMSAQYYPPMPNHGGAVPPPQHQQGHYQDPSMGMPMGVSPHLHQQPAPPHQQLQQRSSFSAGPSASDFVLQSNPEFTIGSGPASLPGGQRAGNPNSGLGSNMHYKPAYKKRLPRKMNIAPASMSRDSPYGGF; from the coding sequence ATGGCTAAAACTTATACATTTGGGTATGCGACGCTGCTCACGGTTTTGCAGTGCATTGCATTGGCTTTTCTAATTTTGGCGTGTCTTTCTGCCCCCGTTTTCAAGAACATCAGTTTGGCTAAATTGGGAGACATTCACTATGGTGTGTTTGGCTACTGTCAGCAAGGCGAAGGTTGTTCTTCAGCAAAGGCGAATTACCACCCAGAAAACTTGAGTTCTGACGATGGGGACTGGAAGATGAAGCACGATGCGCGGAAATCTTTGGGCAATCTTTTGATTGTGACGCCAGTTGCTGCGGGGCTAACGCTTTTGGCACTTGTGACGAGTTTCCTTTGCCAGTTCAAGCATTTCGATGCCAACACGATTTGGTTCTGCTGCAACTTCTCGTTTTCTGTGCTGGCGTTCATTGCCTCGGCACTCTGTTGCATCAGTACGATTTTGCTCTTCTACCCACATGTCACGTGGACGGCTTATATTCTTATTGGGTCCGCAGTGCTGACTCTTGTTTGTCTACCGCTATGCTTCTTGGCCCGGTCTGAGACGGCTAGCAACGGGCTGGGAGACGGCAGCGATGACGAAGATGGCGAGTAtgcgtcttcttcttcaatgagGGACAAATTGTTCAAGGATGAGCTAAACCAAACAGATTTGACCAATATGGACGATCTGTCATTCCCAGAATACTACAAGGCCCCCAAGATCGTCACCACGACGACTTTGAACTCGAACACTGTTACCGATTCCGATGTCAGCGACTCGTACTTGAATAAGTTCGCTCCCGCTGGTATGGGCGGTGGAGCAGGAGCAGGTGCTgtggcagcagcagcagcatcttcttcctcctcccTTCCTTACCAGAGAGcaagcaacaacaacgtGAACAACATCAGTAACTCGCATGCGGCATCGTCTCGTTTCCAATCTGCTGTGCCAAAGCAACCTTTCTCCGTTATCGACAGCAGCACCACAAGTGTGGCTACAAGTTCAGCCGCACCTCGTTTGGCTGCGTCGGGTAGATTGGGACCCGGACAGCAACCATTGGCAACGACCGATAGAATCGCATCAGATGCTCCTTCTTCCGTATACACTGAACAGGAACAGGAtggtagtaataataacatgGGCATGGGCGTGGGCGTCGGCCCTTCGAACGCTGGCCACAGAGCTGCTCCTTTCACTTCGAGCAATGATCGCTACAGAAACGGGTATCCTATGACTCAAAGACAACAgcaaccacaaccacaaccacaaccacaacaaccacaaccacaacaaccacaacaaccGGGTCGTCAGCCAGAGCCAGTGCCATTGCATCACACAGATGAAGATGGCGTGCTACAGGACTTGATCAATGGCGTTCTACCAGAAGACGAAGAGgaatttttgaaaagaaacactATCGATCCAAGCGATAGACCACCAATGGATGCCTTTGACGAAGACGGCGATGGAATTAACGACGATGACTCTGAATTTACTTCAGTATCACAAAGAGGTATCAACCCAAGATATTATCAAGGAAGAGGTGGAATACCGCCTCAAGGGATGCAGTACTACCCTCCTCCAATGGGCCAACAACCTCAAAGTGCGAACGGCATGATCCATCCACCACttccacaacaacaacaacagcagcagcagcagcaaccaATGAGTGCCCAATACTACCCACCTATGCCTAACCATGGCGGCGCGGTTCCACCTCCACAACATCAACAGGGTCATTATCAGGATCCTTCAATGGGAATGCCTATGGGAGTATCTCCTCACCTACACCAACAACCAGCACCACCTCATCAACAGCTACAACAACGCAGTTCTTTTTCGGCTGGTCCGTCTGCGTCTGACTTTGTACTACAATCAAATCCAGAATTCACCATTGGATCTGGCCCAGCTTCGCTGCCGGGTGGACAAAGAGCTGGAAATCCTAATTCAGGTCTAGGTTCAAATATGCACTATAAACCAGCTTACAAGAAGAGacttccaagaaaaatgaaCATTGCTCCAGCTTCAATGTCAAGAGATAGTCCATATGGGGGATTCTAA